From the genome of Rhizobacter sp. AJA081-3:
CAGAAGCGCGAGCGCTGCGCGAAGAAGCCGAACACGAAACCGATGAGCAGCCCGCCCGCCGCCAGCAGCGGCGCCTGGCCGAATCGGTCGAGCAGGGCTTCGAGGCTCATGGCCGCAGCGTGCCGGTCAGGGCTTGATGTAGGCGAGCCCCTGCTTCTGCAGTTTGGCCAGACGCACCACGCCCGAAGGCGTGAACGTCGCCTCCTGGATGAAGACTTCCTTGCGAAGGCTGCGGTTCTTCAGCGTGATCTCGCAGACCTCGAACTTCACGCCGCGCGCCACCAGCTCCTGCACAGCCACCTCGTAAGGGTTGCCATTGCGGTCCTTCGCATCGGTCATCAGGAAGTCCACGCCGTTGGCATGCGCCACGGCGGTGAGCTTCGCGCCGGGGTCCACGTCGAGGTGATTCTTCATGTTCCGAAGGCCCTTGAGTGCCTGCGTTCCCGAGTCGTCGAAGTGGTAGACGACGCCGTCCTGCGCCATGGCGCCGAAAGCGCTAACGGACAGCACGAAGGCGGCAAGTAGTCGGCGGATCAGCATGGGTGGCTCCTGGTGGGTAGGCTCAGACGAGCCCGGGGTTGCCTTGCACGCCGATCAATCTCGGCGTGTTGATGCGACGCGGCGTGACGCGGCCCTTGGCCTTGAGCCACTGTTCCACGACGTCCCAGACCTGCTTGTTGCCGGCACTCTTCGCTTCTTCGGCCACCGGTGCCCAGCCGGCCACCTTGTAGGTCTTGGCAGCGTCGATCGCCTTGCCGTCCAGTCGCATGTCGGTGATGCGCGAGCCCATCTTCGCCGCCGGTTCGATGGCGTAGGTCAGGCCGCCCACGCGAACCATGTCGCCGCCCTGCTGGTAGTAGGGGTCGGGGTTGAAGAGGTTGTCGGCCACGTCCTCGAGCACGGTCTTGATCATCTCGCCGCTCATCGGCGTGACGGTGGCGTACGAGTAGGTGGTGGCCAGCTGGTCCATCATCAACTCGCGCGTGATGGCTTCGCCGGGCAGCAGGCTGGTGCCCCAGCGGAAGCCGGGCGAGAAGGCGATCGGCGCGCCCTGCACCTCCATCAGCGCGTCGCAGACGAGCTGGTCCCAGCTGCCGTTGAAATTGCCGCGGCGGTACAGGGTGCCGTCGGTCACGGCCAGCTTTTCGGCCAGCTTGCTCTCGTAGGGCGCGCGGATCTTCTTGATCAGCGCGGCCATCTCCGCGTCGGGCTGGATCTGGTTGGCGAACACCGGCAGCAGCGTGTAGCGGAAGTCGACCACCTTGCCGTTCTTCACGTCGAAGTCGATCACGCCGAGGAACTTGCTGTTGCTGCCGGCATTGGTGACGATGGTCGTGCCGCCGGCGTTCTTCACCAGCACCGGCACCGGCATGCCGTCGTGCGTGTGGCCGCCGAGGATGGCGTCGATGCCGCGCAC
Proteins encoded in this window:
- a CDS encoding DsrE family protein; the encoded protein is MLIRRLLAAFVLSVSAFGAMAQDGVVYHFDDSGTQALKGLRNMKNHLDVDPGAKLTAVAHANGVDFLMTDAKDRNGNPYEVAVQELVARGVKFEVCEITLKNRSLRKEVFIQEATFTPSGVVRLAKLQKQGLAYIKP